A region from the Clavibacter sp. A6099 genome encodes:
- a CDS encoding YnfA family protein, with translation MLLRTVILFALAAVAEIGGAWLVWQAVREGRPWWWAGLGVMALGAYGFIASLQADASFGRILAAYGGVFVAGSLVWGAVVDGYRPDRWDVIGAVVCLLGVAVIMFGPRGQGA, from the coding sequence ATGCTGCTGCGCACCGTGATCCTGTTCGCCCTCGCCGCGGTCGCCGAGATCGGCGGCGCGTGGCTCGTCTGGCAGGCGGTGCGCGAGGGCAGGCCCTGGTGGTGGGCCGGGCTCGGCGTCATGGCGCTCGGCGCGTACGGCTTCATCGCGTCGCTGCAGGCGGACGCGTCGTTCGGGCGGATCCTCGCGGCCTACGGCGGCGTGTTCGTCGCGGGCTCGCTCGTCTGGGGCGCCGTCGTGGACGGCTACCGTCCGGATCGGTGGGACGTGATCGGCGCCGTCGTCTGCCTGCTCGGCGTCGCCGTGATCATGTTCGGCCCGCGCGGGCAGGGCGCCTGA
- the aroQ gene encoding gamma subclass chorismate mutase AroQ — protein sequence MPRRALLTTSAFAVTLAALLGAAAPAQACPRDPAEQQAVTAVASAALDRLEIADDVAASKYLSGKAVADPAREQAVVDATIAAAKADGVDPVAAERIMRAQITASKQVQNALIAYWRANPAQAPTTAPDLTTSVRPRINAVDARLVPAIGAASAALADPACGHLVKDARGELGQGLDDAHRKAFRTALATVCTPES from the coding sequence ATGCCCCGCCGTGCCCTCCTCACCACGTCCGCGTTCGCCGTCACCCTCGCCGCGCTCCTCGGCGCGGCCGCCCCCGCCCAGGCGTGCCCGCGCGACCCGGCGGAGCAGCAGGCGGTCACCGCCGTCGCGTCCGCCGCGCTCGACCGCCTCGAGATCGCCGACGACGTGGCCGCGTCGAAGTACCTGTCGGGCAAGGCCGTGGCGGATCCCGCGCGCGAGCAGGCCGTCGTCGACGCGACGATCGCCGCCGCGAAGGCCGACGGGGTCGACCCGGTCGCCGCCGAGCGCATCATGCGGGCGCAGATCACCGCGAGCAAGCAGGTGCAGAACGCGCTCATCGCCTACTGGCGCGCGAACCCCGCGCAGGCGCCGACGACCGCGCCCGACCTCACCACGAGCGTCCGCCCGCGCATCAACGCGGTGGATGCGCGCCTCGTCCCGGCCATCGGCGCCGCGTCCGCCGCCCTCGCCGACCCGGCGTGCGGCCACCTCGTGAAGGACGCCCGCGGCGAGCTCGGCCAGGGCCTCGACGACGCGCACCGCAAGGCCTTCCGCACGGCTCTCGCGACCGTCTGCACTCCGGAGTCCTGA
- a CDS encoding HAD family hydrolase: MSAPVDLVILDCDGVLVDSEVLAVEVDKRVLAELGWDITTEEIVERFVGKSHATFTAEVAAHLGRDLADDWDAPYVHWYADAFAAHLRPVDGIADALDAIALPTCVASSGGHPKIRANLARTGLLPRFDGRISSATEVAHGKPAPDLFLLAASRMGVDPGRCVVVEDSPYGVQGALAAGMRALGYAGGLTPADRLRDAGALVFDDMRDLPRLLRDLAA, translated from the coding sequence GTGAGCGCACCGGTCGACCTCGTGATCCTCGACTGCGACGGCGTGCTCGTCGACAGCGAGGTGCTCGCCGTCGAGGTCGACAAGCGCGTCCTCGCCGAGCTCGGCTGGGACATCACGACGGAGGAGATCGTCGAGCGCTTCGTCGGGAAGTCGCACGCGACGTTCACGGCGGAGGTCGCCGCGCACCTCGGCCGCGACCTCGCCGACGACTGGGATGCGCCCTACGTGCACTGGTACGCGGATGCCTTCGCGGCGCACCTGCGCCCGGTCGACGGGATCGCGGATGCGCTCGACGCCATCGCCCTGCCGACGTGCGTGGCGTCCAGCGGCGGGCACCCCAAGATCCGCGCGAACCTCGCGCGCACGGGCCTGCTCCCGCGCTTCGACGGTCGGATCTCGAGCGCCACGGAGGTCGCGCACGGCAAGCCCGCGCCCGACCTCTTCCTCCTGGCGGCGTCGCGCATGGGCGTGGATCCCGGGCGCTGCGTCGTCGTGGAGGACAGCCCGTACGGCGTGCAGGGTGCGCTCGCCGCGGGCATGCGCGCGCTGGGCTACGCGGGCGGGCTCACGCCGGCCGACCGCCTGCGCGACGCCGGTGCCCTCGTCTTCGACGACATGCGCGACCTGCCGCGGCTGCTGCGCGACCTCGCGGCCTAG
- a CDS encoding FBP domain-containing protein, with protein MLPLTESDIRDSLVNASQREKRDIHLPEGFADLAWDRLDFLGWRDPKAPQRGIVVAPVGDELIGVLLQQSATAPRSRAQCTWCQDVRLPNPVVFYGARRAGAAGRNGNTVGTLVCTDFECNANVRKPRPIPYLGFDPAAATAQLIDDLRNRVAAFAADIASTA; from the coding sequence ATGCTCCCCCTGACCGAATCCGACATCCGCGACTCCCTCGTCAACGCCTCGCAGCGCGAGAAGCGCGACATCCACCTCCCCGAGGGCTTCGCCGACCTCGCCTGGGACCGCCTCGACTTCCTCGGCTGGCGCGACCCCAAGGCGCCGCAGCGCGGCATCGTCGTCGCGCCCGTCGGCGACGAGCTGATCGGCGTGCTGCTGCAGCAGTCCGCGACCGCGCCGCGATCCCGCGCCCAGTGCACGTGGTGCCAGGACGTGCGCCTGCCGAACCCGGTCGTGTTCTACGGCGCGCGGCGGGCAGGCGCGGCCGGCCGCAACGGCAACACCGTCGGCACGCTCGTCTGCACCGACTTCGAGTGCAACGCGAACGTGCGGAAGCCCCGGCCGATCCCCTACCTCGGCTTCGACCCCGCGGCGGCCACGGCCCAGCTCATCGACGACCTGCGGAACCGGGTGGCGGCGTTCGCGGCGGACATCGCATCGACCGCCTGA